A genomic segment from Candidatus Brocadia sinica JPN1 encodes:
- the sppA gene encoding signal peptide peptidase SppA: MKNKYFSYIPIIVFCLLFSSGCSFISISLVPSVEPFKETTISGSGKDKILIMDISGIISDERKRGLAGLSDEPDMVARIKEELNTAARDKNMKAVILRINSPGGTVAASDMIYHEIEQFKEKTDTKIIACIMDLGASGGYYVAVSADKIIAHPTTVTGSIGVIMLNFSIEGLLQKIGVKDTSIKTGEHKDMGSPLKLMTEEERKIFQGVMDTLYERFLAVIAENRKELTPEKLRLLADGRIYTAKQALEYGLIDRIGYLDEAILLAKEESGLTEARVVTYHRPGVYKNNIYSQLSNAGFGTINLLNIDLKSFVNSGTPSFMYLWAP; encoded by the coding sequence ATGAAAAACAAATATTTTTCTTATATTCCTATCATTGTTTTTTGCCTGCTTTTTTCTTCAGGCTGTAGTTTCATATCTATTTCCCTTGTCCCCTCCGTTGAACCATTCAAGGAAACAACGATCTCTGGAAGTGGAAAAGACAAGATACTTATTATGGATATTTCCGGCATTATTTCTGATGAGCGCAAGCGCGGTCTTGCAGGGCTCTCAGACGAACCTGATATGGTTGCCCGTATCAAAGAAGAGCTGAATACAGCAGCCAGAGACAAAAACATGAAAGCCGTTATCCTGCGTATCAATAGCCCGGGCGGCACCGTTGCCGCCTCTGACATGATTTATCATGAGATAGAGCAATTTAAGGAAAAAACTGATACGAAGATTATTGCGTGCATTATGGATTTGGGTGCGTCGGGTGGTTACTACGTGGCCGTTTCCGCGGATAAAATTATAGCGCACCCAACCACGGTTACTGGCAGCATCGGTGTTATCATGCTCAACTTCAGTATCGAAGGGCTTCTCCAAAAAATAGGCGTAAAAGACACCTCCATTAAAACAGGTGAACACAAAGACATGGGATCACCTTTAAAATTAATGACGGAAGAGGAGCGAAAGATATTTCAGGGCGTAATGGATACCCTGTACGAGAGGTTTTTGGCAGTCATTGCAGAGAACAGGAAGGAACTAACCCCAGAAAAACTGAGATTACTTGCCGATGGCAGAATTTATACGGCCAAACAGGCTTTGGAATATGGCCTTATTGATCGGATTGGATACCTCGATGAAGCCATTTTGCTGGCAAAGGAGGAATCAGGATTAACAGAGGCGCGAGTCGTCACATACCACAGACCGGGGGTTTACAAGAACAATATTTATTCCCAACTTAGCAATGCTGGTTTTGGAACCATCAATCTTCTCAATATCGACCTAAAATCATTCGTCAATTCAGGCACGCCATCGTTTATGTATTTATGGGCACCATAA
- the arfB gene encoding alternative ribosome rescue aminoacyl-tRNA hydrolase ArfB encodes MIRITRTISIDEDEIRLEFIRASGPGGQNVNKVSTAVQLRFDVHNSHSLPGDVRERLVRLAGKRITENGVLIINAQRFRTQDRNRQDALDRLIELIHKAAEKPRLRRKTMPTSSSKKRRLESKRRRGETKRTRRTILRSED; translated from the coding sequence ATGATCCGGATTACACGCACTATTTCAATTGATGAGGATGAAATTCGACTGGAATTCATTCGCGCTTCTGGTCCCGGAGGACAAAATGTCAACAAGGTCTCCACGGCCGTACAACTTCGTTTCGACGTGCATAACTCTCACTCCCTTCCTGGTGATGTCCGCGAACGTCTGGTTCGCCTTGCTGGTAAGCGTATTACCGAAAATGGTGTACTCATCATAAACGCCCAGCGGTTCCGTACTCAAGATCGTAACCGTCAGGATGCGCTTGACCGCTTAATTGAATTAATTCACAAGGCTGCTGAAAAACCGAGACTTCGTCGTAAGACAATGCCTACGTCTTCTTCGAAGAAGCGTCGTTTGGAATCCAAGCGCCGCAGGGGTGAGACAAAACGAACGCGACGGACTATTCTCCGTTCCGAGGACTAG
- a CDS encoding peptidylprolyl isomerase, translating to MQIDPQKTYHAIIETSRGTIKIELYPKHAPKTVNNFVFLIREGFYDGVSFHRVISNFMIQGGDPTGTGRGGPGYRFEDEVKGNPLTHDTGVISMANAGPNTNGSQFFITHSPQPHLNGMHTVFGKVISGQDVVNTIRQGDIMTKVTITES from the coding sequence ATGCAGATCGACCCACAGAAAACTTACCATGCAATAATTGAGACCAGCAGGGGTACGATTAAAATTGAGTTATATCCAAAACACGCCCCGAAAACGGTCAATAACTTCGTCTTCCTGATCCGTGAGGGATTTTATGATGGCGTATCGTTTCACCGGGTGATCAGCAACTTCATGATCCAGGGTGGCGATCCCACGGGCACTGGCAGGGGCGGGCCCGGATACAGGTTTGAGGACGAAGTAAAAGGCAACCCCCTGACCCATGACACTGGTGTGATTTCGATGGCAAATGCCGGGCCGAATACGAACGGCAGCCAATTCTTTATCACACACTCACCGCAGCCACACCTCAACGGCATGCATACAGTCTTTGGTAAAGTGATCAGTGGCCAGGATGTTGTCAATACTATTCGCCAGGGCGATATCATGACAAAGGTCACAATTACTGAGAGTTAA
- the cobT gene encoding nicotinate-nucleotide--dimethylbenzimidazole phosphoribosyltransferase, translating into MKLLKRTMGHIEEVLIDPHGEIASKFKAFAIPKGSLGRLEELATIYASIKGGVNCKINHKKIFTLAGDHGVVEEGVSAFPQQVTEQMVRNFTEGGAAINVLARHIGARVIVVDCGVASQVEKNPYLKIKKIGLGTKNMAVGPAMSKEEAVRSIEAGIELIEEELEKGIDIIGTGDMGIANTTPSSAILAVLGQMDVDSVTGHGTGLDEESFRRKIRVIKKAIDTNQPNPHDPIDVLAKVGGYEIGGLAGLCLGAARYRIPVMLDGFISTAGALIAHAIEPKVNKYLIASHVSAEKGHRMMLKLLGKIPLFDLNMRLGEGTGAALGMSLVEAGVKLLTEMATFHEAGVSEPHIQ; encoded by the coding sequence ATGAAACTACTAAAACGTACTATGGGGCATATAGAAGAGGTTCTCATAGATCCCCATGGTGAAATTGCATCAAAATTTAAAGCATTTGCCATACCAAAAGGTAGCCTGGGGAGACTGGAAGAGCTAGCAACAATATACGCATCCATAAAGGGCGGTGTAAACTGCAAAATAAATCATAAGAAAATATTTACCTTGGCAGGTGACCATGGTGTGGTGGAAGAGGGTGTCAGCGCCTTTCCACAACAAGTTACCGAACAAATGGTGCGAAATTTCACAGAAGGGGGGGCTGCTATTAATGTCCTTGCACGTCATATCGGCGCAAGGGTAATTGTTGTTGACTGCGGTGTTGCATCACAGGTCGAAAAGAATCCTTATTTAAAGATAAAGAAGATTGGCCTTGGCACAAAGAATATGGCAGTTGGCCCCGCGATGTCAAAGGAAGAGGCAGTTCGGTCTATCGAGGCTGGCATTGAATTGATTGAGGAAGAACTTGAAAAAGGAATTGATATTATCGGTACGGGAGATATGGGAATTGCCAATACGACCCCAAGCAGCGCCATACTTGCTGTTTTAGGCCAAATGGATGTTGATTCGGTAACAGGCCATGGAACGGGTTTAGATGAAGAGTCGTTCCGGAGAAAGATTCGTGTAATAAAAAAGGCAATCGATACGAACCAACCGAATCCTCATGATCCGATAGATGTACTGGCGAAGGTGGGTGGGTACGAGATTGGAGGACTCGCCGGTTTGTGTTTAGGCGCTGCTCGTTATCGTATTCCAGTAATGCTGGATGGTTTTATTTCAACAGCGGGCGCCCTGATAGCCCATGCAATCGAGCCAAAAGTAAACAAATATCTCATAGCATCTCACGTCTCCGCTGAAAAGGGGCATAGGATGATGTTGAAGTTATTGGGCAAAATCCCATTATTCGATTTAAACATGAGGCTTGGTGAAGGAACCGGCGCCGCGCTGGGTATGAGCCTGGTAGAGGCCGGGGTAAAATTATTAACTGAAATGGCTACATTTCATGAAGCCGGGGTATCCGAACCACACATACAGTAA
- a CDS encoding GspE/PulE family protein, with the protein MSKQDISSKFNINNPSHQTEYALLNGGIINEEQLDKAKEIQKKEHIQLEEVLVNLGYTTYSDIIQCLASQYDLPVIDLDKTTISPEMIYLLPVSLIKKHGIVPVSRNNGNITLAVSSPPDLGFIDNLRFMLNADIKCVLATPDTIKNTICKCFEMEPSETVDSLLKELTVREIPIGEAEIERTDKPHGEVKAVEDEGPVIQLVSLIINKAVASRASDIHVEPLSNRLRIRYRIDGVCQEVDVLPKHLQDSIISRIKILANIDISEKRRPQDGRISLRHAGKELDVRVSCLPSIYGESVVMRLLEKSAILMNLKNLGFYENDYKLFHSIIKRPHGIVLITGPTGSGKTTTLYAAINELNKTDTKIITAEDPVEYTLPGVNQGEVNEKIGFNFPAILRTMLRQDPNIILVGEIRDTETADTAITAALTGHLVLTTLHTNDAPFAITRLIDMGIKPFLVATSLQGIMAQRLVRMICTNCREPVQYIPEQLSEMGFETETLKDFSFYKGKGCKNCNNIGYRGRMGIYELVDMNETLRDMAYRMAAANEIRKVARTLGMTTLKEDGIRKAKDGKTTLEEVFRITGIEDLE; encoded by the coding sequence ATGTCAAAACAGGATATTTCAAGCAAATTCAACATAAATAATCCCTCCCATCAGACAGAATATGCCTTGTTGAATGGTGGCATTATCAACGAAGAACAACTGGATAAGGCAAAGGAAATCCAGAAAAAAGAACATATTCAACTTGAAGAGGTTCTCGTTAACTTGGGATACACGACTTATTCAGACATCATTCAATGTCTGGCATCCCAATATGATTTACCGGTAATCGATTTGGATAAAACCACAATATCTCCGGAAATGATATATTTGTTGCCGGTATCACTTATAAAGAAGCATGGTATTGTGCCTGTTTCAAGAAATAACGGTAACATTACTCTTGCCGTAAGCAGTCCACCAGACCTTGGATTTATTGACAACCTGCGCTTTATGCTGAATGCGGATATCAAATGCGTTCTTGCCACACCAGACACCATAAAGAACACTATCTGTAAATGTTTTGAGATGGAACCTAGCGAAACCGTTGATAGCTTACTGAAGGAACTCACGGTACGTGAGATACCTATCGGTGAGGCAGAAATTGAACGGACCGATAAGCCACATGGAGAGGTGAAAGCCGTTGAAGACGAAGGTCCTGTTATCCAACTGGTTTCTTTGATTATTAATAAAGCCGTTGCCTCCCGCGCCAGTGATATTCACGTAGAACCCCTTTCCAATAGATTGCGCATACGATACCGTATCGATGGTGTATGCCAGGAGGTGGATGTTCTTCCGAAACATCTTCAGGATTCTATTATTTCCCGAATTAAAATACTGGCGAATATTGACATTTCAGAGAAGAGGAGACCGCAAGACGGGCGCATCAGTCTCAGACATGCAGGCAAAGAGTTGGATGTTCGTGTGTCTTGCCTGCCGTCTATTTATGGAGAAAGTGTGGTTATGCGCCTCCTTGAAAAATCGGCTATCCTGATGAATTTAAAAAATCTTGGATTTTATGAAAATGATTATAAGCTGTTTCATTCTATCATCAAAAGACCACATGGCATAGTGCTGATTACCGGCCCTACGGGAAGTGGCAAAACAACTACTTTATACGCGGCTATAAATGAACTGAATAAAACTGACACAAAGATTATTACAGCGGAGGATCCTGTGGAGTATACCCTTCCAGGCGTTAATCAAGGAGAGGTAAATGAAAAGATCGGATTTAATTTTCCTGCTATTTTAAGAACCATGCTCCGTCAGGATCCAAATATTATCCTTGTTGGTGAGATCCGTGATACTGAAACAGCCGATACTGCCATCACAGCGGCCCTGACAGGACATCTTGTCCTCACTACCCTCCATACCAATGATGCCCCTTTTGCCATAACGAGACTGATTGATATGGGTATAAAACCCTTTCTTGTCGCTACTTCTTTACAGGGTATAATGGCCCAGCGTTTGGTCAGGATGATTTGTACAAATTGCAGGGAACCCGTTCAATATATCCCTGAACAATTGTCAGAAATGGGATTTGAGACAGAAACCCTGAAAGATTTTTCATTCTATAAAGGAAAGGGTTGCAAGAACTGCAATAATATAGGATATCGAGGCAGAATGGGTATTTACGAACTGGTAGATATGAATGAAACTTTACGTGACATGGCGTATCGCATGGCAGCAGCAAATGAGATTAGAAAGGTTGCTAGGACACTGGGAATGACGACACTGAAAGAAGATGGGATCAGAAAGGCAAAAGATGGCAAAACCACTCTGGAAGAGGTATTTAGAATCACAGGAATAGAAGATTTAGAATAG
- a CDS encoding GspE/PulE family protein translates to MQIQEKTKIDLKTEAKKRLFGQLLKDKGFVTEEQIQEALAVQKQKGGLLGDILVSLHYVTNKQIMQALSEHLGLEIVTIENLEIPDEIIRLVPHAIVHLYRIIPIGFKDNILTIVQEDPLNFETTDDLRLLLRYSIKPVLCNKGEVIRALEKYYPKKHESVEQLLSEFKKDKSYPQTIKGEYIDIDELRKMADAAPVKKWVGLMFLDAVLNKASDIHFEAFEDGFRVRYRIDGVLYEKISPPRQLGIPITSRIKVISGMDISERKLPQDGRIQLNVGGTAIDMRVSTLPTKYGESIVMRLLNKSAVSLNLDTLGLNPEELKLMHQLLNKPNGIILVTGPTGSGKTTTLYAALNYLNDVGTKIITTEDPVEYDIDGLIQVQINPSIGVVFANCLRAILRQDPDIILIGEIRDEESARIAIQASLTGHLVFSTLHTNDAPTTATRLIDMGIKPYLIAATVEAVISQRLVRKICVSCKEEYEPSEESLMELNLTKADVTGKKFFRGKGCNNCNKIGYKGRIGIFEIMVINNEIRRLITEHANTNVIRMTAKKNGMKILRESGLMAIDNGLTTIQEVVRETMLV, encoded by the coding sequence ATGCAGATACAAGAGAAAACAAAGATAGATTTAAAGACTGAAGCGAAGAAAAGACTCTTCGGGCAATTATTGAAAGATAAAGGGTTTGTTACGGAAGAACAGATCCAGGAAGCATTGGCTGTACAAAAACAGAAAGGTGGTTTGCTTGGAGACATCCTGGTCAGTCTTCATTACGTAACCAATAAGCAGATTATGCAGGCATTGAGCGAACACCTGGGGTTAGAGATTGTAACTATTGAAAACCTGGAAATACCGGACGAAATTATACGTTTAGTACCCCATGCCATAGTTCATCTGTATCGTATAATTCCCATAGGCTTTAAAGACAATATCCTCACCATTGTTCAGGAAGATCCCTTAAATTTCGAAACCACAGATGATCTAAGATTACTACTCAGGTATTCGATAAAACCAGTCCTTTGTAATAAAGGTGAAGTCATTCGTGCCTTGGAAAAGTACTATCCTAAAAAGCACGAATCTGTGGAACAATTATTATCAGAATTTAAGAAGGACAAGTCTTACCCGCAAACTATCAAAGGCGAGTATATTGATATTGATGAACTCAGGAAGATGGCCGATGCTGCTCCTGTAAAGAAGTGGGTTGGTCTTATGTTTTTGGACGCCGTTTTAAACAAGGCCAGTGATATCCATTTTGAAGCCTTTGAAGACGGATTTAGAGTCAGATACCGGATAGATGGTGTGCTTTACGAGAAGATTTCTCCGCCAAGACAATTAGGGATACCGATTACCTCAAGAATAAAGGTCATATCGGGTATGGATATTTCCGAACGCAAATTACCTCAGGATGGACGGATTCAATTAAATGTTGGTGGCACAGCCATTGACATGCGGGTTTCCACACTTCCCACGAAATACGGGGAAAGCATTGTCATGCGCCTGCTGAATAAATCGGCTGTATCGCTTAATCTGGATACCTTAGGATTGAATCCTGAAGAATTAAAATTAATGCACCAATTACTGAATAAACCTAACGGAATAATCCTTGTTACAGGTCCAACCGGCTCAGGCAAAACAACAACCCTGTATGCGGCATTAAATTATTTAAACGATGTTGGCACAAAAATTATTACTACTGAAGATCCAGTGGAATATGACATTGATGGTCTCATTCAGGTGCAGATAAATCCGTCTATTGGTGTAGTCTTTGCAAATTGTTTGAGGGCAATTTTAAGACAAGACCCTGATATTATTCTGATTGGGGAAATACGGGATGAAGAATCAGCCAGAATTGCCATACAAGCCTCGTTAACGGGACATCTGGTTTTCAGTACGCTGCATACCAATGATGCCCCCACCACGGCAACTCGGCTCATTGACATGGGCATTAAACCTTATCTGATTGCTGCTACGGTAGAGGCTGTTATTAGTCAAAGGTTAGTACGTAAGATTTGTGTATCCTGCAAAGAAGAATACGAACCTTCAGAAGAGTCTTTAATGGAACTAAATCTTACAAAGGCAGATGTCACAGGGAAAAAGTTTTTCAGGGGCAAAGGCTGTAATAATTGTAATAAGATAGGTTATAAAGGACGCATAGGGATATTTGAAATAATGGTTATAAACAACGAAATACGACGGTTGATTACCGAACACGCGAATACAAACGTAATTAGAATGACTGCGAAAAAAAATGGAATGAAAATCTTAAGGGAGAGTGGATTAATGGCAATAGACAACGGATTAACAACGATTCAGGAAGTCGTAAGGGAAACAATGTTAGTGTAA
- a CDS encoding type II secretion system F family protein, protein MAVFQYNAVDNRGQTVKNRIEASTSDEAIAKIRGLGYFPTSMKEVHVRQKSGEISVTNTPSKKRGEISITFGGVKSKELTVFTRQLSTLQDAGLPIIRGLKILASQMKKGLLKKTTLKVIEDIEGGRTLSGALAKHPRVFDKLYINIVRAGEVSGSLDVILQRLADFREKIERLVRKIISAMIYPTVVAIVAIGILIGLMIFIIPNFAKIFEELNLELPTPTKMLITFSLILKTQWIFIPSLPFGTFILYKIAGKIKKVRLLIDKTKFRLPIFGTIINKSTVSRFTRTLATLTSSGVPILDALNNVKDATGNAAMAQAIHHIHDSVRSGESITKPLRASKICNEMVVNMVEVGEETGELDKMLTKVADNYDDEVDRAVEAMVSLIEPIMIVFLGGSVGFIVIAMFIPLIKLMQGFGAQ, encoded by the coding sequence ATGGCTGTTTTTCAATATAATGCCGTTGATAACAGGGGACAGACTGTAAAGAACAGGATTGAGGCATCCACATCCGACGAGGCGATTGCGAAGATACGTGGGTTGGGCTACTTTCCCACCAGTATGAAAGAGGTACATGTTCGCCAGAAATCCGGTGAAATATCCGTCACAAATACGCCTTCTAAAAAGCGTGGGGAGATATCTATCACTTTCGGTGGGGTTAAATCGAAGGAATTAACCGTCTTTACGCGTCAACTATCAACGCTCCAGGACGCAGGCCTGCCCATTATACGCGGTTTAAAGATACTCGCATCTCAAATGAAGAAAGGGTTACTGAAAAAAACAACATTAAAAGTCATAGAAGACATTGAGGGAGGGCGTACCCTCTCCGGAGCGCTTGCAAAACATCCGAGGGTATTTGATAAACTGTATATTAATATTGTACGGGCCGGAGAGGTGAGTGGCTCACTTGACGTTATCTTACAGCGATTAGCCGATTTCCGGGAGAAGATCGAGCGACTTGTCAGAAAAATAATCAGCGCTATGATATACCCAACTGTTGTTGCAATTGTTGCGATAGGTATTTTAATCGGCCTTATGATTTTTATCATCCCAAATTTTGCAAAAATTTTTGAAGAACTGAATTTGGAACTGCCTACCCCAACCAAAATGCTTATTACCTTTAGCCTGATTTTAAAGACTCAATGGATATTTATCCCTTCTCTCCCTTTTGGTACTTTTATACTCTATAAGATTGCAGGAAAGATAAAAAAAGTGCGGTTATTAATAGACAAAACCAAATTTAGATTGCCCATCTTTGGAACGATTATAAACAAATCTACCGTATCAAGATTTACCCGTACGCTTGCAACTCTGACTTCCAGTGGGGTGCCCATATTAGATGCCCTCAATAATGTCAAGGATGCTACAGGAAATGCGGCTATGGCGCAAGCTATCCATCATATCCATGATAGTGTCAGGAGTGGAGAAAGTATTACGAAGCCACTTCGTGCTTCCAAGATTTGTAATGAAATGGTAGTCAATATGGTGGAGGTCGGAGAAGAAACAGGGGAATTGGATAAAATGCTCACAAAGGTAGCAGATAATTACGATGACGAAGTGGACAGGGCTGTAGAGGCAATGGTCAGCCTGATAGAGCCTATTATGATTGTTTTTCTTGGCGGGTCAGTTGGATTCATCGTAATTGCTATGTTTATACCGTTAATTAAATTAATGCAGGGCTTTGGTGCTCAGTAA
- a CDS encoding GspH/FimT family pseudopilin, with amino-acid sequence MHNQKGFSLIEMVIAVAIIAILTGIAVPVYVSMKPSLWLSGATRQIMGDLMWARMQAISQNNEFRIIYDNNHRYRILDDDNNNGTSTTGESIITKDIRDKYDDVTYHSSNANNLIFYPKGNAANLTTITITNRSGTKTVSVAITGRVKKQ; translated from the coding sequence ATGCACAACCAAAAGGGCTTTTCCCTCATTGAAATGGTAATAGCTGTAGCCATAATTGCCATCTTAACTGGAATTGCTGTTCCTGTTTATGTCAGCATGAAACCATCACTCTGGTTAAGTGGGGCAACCAGACAAATTATGGGTGATCTGATGTGGGCAAGGATGCAGGCAATCAGCCAGAATAATGAATTCAGAATTATTTACGACAACAATCATCGATATCGAATATTGGACGATGATAACAATAATGGTACCAGTACTACTGGCGAATCTATTATAACAAAAGATATTCGTGACAAATATGATGACGTAACTTATCACTCAAGTAATGCAAACAATCTCATTTTCTATCCCAAAGGAAATGCAGCAAATTTAACAACAATAACCATTACTAATAGAAGTGGAACAAAAACTGTTAGTGTTGCCATTACCGGTCGAGTTAAGAAGCAATAA
- a CDS encoding prepilin-type N-terminal cleavage/methylation domain-containing protein, whose protein sequence is MPYLSKNNESGFSIIELMVSLAITLILMVVAIKMFTIQRVAYNSQEQITDLQQNIRSSMDVVSREIRMAGYMVVGTTTIRTAGTSTITFLGDIDSDIVADLVINAGAGTTTLFVSVTPDNDYEIESTDCIYISDGLHSELIPVNSSAPHFIGEPDPIYLKTGLLYSYPAGSTTVRSVERVTFSLDTTNKRIDRNTQPLAENIEVMRFTYGTNIQTGATNTVNIAIAGRTMNKFLNYPGDGYRRGTLTSTIQVRNE, encoded by the coding sequence ATGCCTTACCTGTCAAAAAACAACGAAAGCGGCTTCAGCATCATAGAATTGATGGTAAGCCTTGCTATTACCTTAATCTTAATGGTTGTGGCAATCAAGATGTTTACTATTCAACGTGTCGCATACAATTCACAGGAACAGATTACCGACCTGCAACAAAATATCAGGTCTAGCATGGATGTTGTGTCCCGGGAGATACGGATGGCTGGTTATATGGTTGTGGGAACAACCACGATTAGGACTGCTGGCACAAGCACAATTACCTTCCTGGGCGATATCGACAGTGATATTGTTGCTGACCTTGTTATTAATGCTGGTGCAGGAACTACTACCCTATTTGTTAGCGTAACCCCTGACAATGACTACGAGATAGAAAGTACAGACTGTATTTATATTTCTGACGGACTTCATTCAGAACTCATTCCCGTTAACAGTTCTGCTCCTCATTTTATTGGTGAACCGGATCCCATTTATCTCAAGACTGGCTTGTTATATTCATATCCTGCAGGAAGCACTACAGTTCGTAGTGTGGAAAGAGTCACGTTCAGTCTCGATACAACAAATAAAAGGATAGATCGAAATACTCAACCGCTTGCGGAAAACATAGAAGTCATGCGTTTTACCTACGGCACAAACATACAAACCGGAGCTACAAATACTGTGAACATTGCAATTGCAGGGCGTACCATGAATAAATTTCTCAATTATCCAGGAGATGGTTATCGTCGCGGGACATTAACATCAACGATTCAGGTAAGAAATGAATAA
- a CDS encoding pilus assembly PilX family protein — protein MKTKQFQNKISPYTMYKQDKGIVLVATLALIAIITLISTAAFYTTNTDIKISGNYKTSTQAFYLAEAGIHDGIGRLLLGDISDSGAKLDPNWNTTSTYSSSGLNNSFTVTHHVIGSSVVTDDGGVPLFLINSTGTSSTSIKHIEVVVRLIYALPFTKALEGCDGINISSNVFTDSYDSAKGDYLSQVIPAAIRKDAQNNAWAKDRGNVSTANAGADVIIDGNAQIHGSAKATRYVGAPGMGIPATGLGTPAMLTGYRGVPDTTGVNAVIYGIPIENNPPTPCDPLDTSTIFSTADDIVATNNNTEIVNLATPPNNPYNLGSKAFDLCSNDTFTLGISSQTKNYYFSSFNLNSNSHLDIYGAVTLYVSGNFNLSSNASITVNNGSSLTVYVTGTTNFNSNVIQNLGGGPLDFTIYSSAASSSSTDYKVALDSNTDLFGTIYAPYAAIDLNSNSISSGAIRGKYITAGSNAKFHYDEALGRLEGYPVMGYEIISWREGN, from the coding sequence ATGAAAACAAAACAATTCCAAAACAAGATATCTCCATACACGATGTATAAACAGGATAAAGGGATAGTCCTTGTCGCTACCCTCGCATTAATAGCAATTATAACTCTCATCAGCACCGCAGCTTTTTACACAACCAACACTGATATTAAGATAAGCGGCAATTATAAGACGAGCACTCAGGCATTTTATCTAGCCGAGGCGGGTATACATGATGGAATTGGCCGATTACTGCTTGGTGACATATCAGATAGTGGGGCAAAGCTAGATCCAAACTGGAACACTACATCAACCTACTCATCATCAGGGCTCAATAACAGTTTTACGGTAACACATCACGTAATTGGCAGCAGCGTTGTAACTGACGATGGCGGCGTTCCGCTCTTTCTGATTAATTCCACCGGCACCAGTTCAACGTCAATAAAGCACATAGAAGTAGTAGTCCGCCTCATATATGCACTTCCTTTCACAAAGGCATTAGAAGGGTGTGACGGAATAAATATATCAAGCAATGTTTTTACGGATAGTTATGATTCTGCTAAAGGAGATTATCTCTCACAGGTAATTCCTGCTGCTATCAGGAAGGACGCGCAAAATAATGCATGGGCTAAGGATAGAGGGAATGTAAGTACCGCTAATGCCGGCGCTGATGTAATTATAGATGGCAATGCACAGATCCATGGAAGTGCTAAAGCAACACGATATGTCGGCGCTCCGGGAATGGGTATTCCAGCAACCGGTTTGGGAACTCCAGCTATGCTTACCGGTTACAGAGGCGTCCCGGATACAACTGGCGTTAATGCTGTTATTTACGGAATTCCCATTGAAAATAATCCCCCCACCCCCTGTGACCCACTCGATACTTCAACCATTTTCAGTACGGCAGATGATATTGTGGCAACTAACAACAATACAGAGATAGTTAATCTTGCTACTCCTCCTAACAATCCTTATAATCTAGGCTCAAAGGCCTTTGACCTCTGTTCCAACGATACTTTTACATTAGGAATTTCCAGTCAGACGAAAAATTACTATTTTAGCAGTTTCAACCTTAATTCAAATTCTCATTTAGATATCTATGGAGCGGTAACTCTTTATGTCAGTGGAAATTTTAACCTCTCTAGTAATGCTAGTATTACCGTGAACAACGGTTCAAGTTTAACTGTTTATGTTACAGGAACTACAAATTTCAATTCTAATGTTATTCAGAATCTAGGCGGAGGACCTTTAGACTTTACGATATATTCCTCAGCCGCATCTTCTAGCAGCACTGATTATAAGGTCGCGTTGGACTCTAATACTGACTTGTTTGGTACAATATATGCGCCTTATGCGGCTATCGATCTCAATTCGAATTCTATTTCTTCTGGAGCAATCAGAGGGAAATATATAACCGCAGGTTCTAATGCAAAATTCCATTATGACGAAGCCTTAGGGAGACTAGAAGGATATCCCGTTATGGGCTATGAAATTATTTCCTGGCGCGAGGGCAATTGA